The Glycine soja cultivar W05 chromosome 19, ASM419377v2, whole genome shotgun sequence genomic sequence aaactaagaaaaataaaacccttatttattgtcaataatagtgactaaaattataaattttatactataaaggactaaaacaaaaaaaacaccctATTTTATAGTACCAGTACTATGctatttaagccaaaaataaaatataattaagttccGATGGTAGTGTTGAAAACATCTCAATACTAAAACTCTCATTTATTGTGGTGTTTAGATTGATGTTGGATAGAATAGGCTTTTAAATGGAGAAACAAGTACATTTAgtagttaataatttataattaatggtTGAATGGAcaataattattaacattaactTAATGTATGTTCTGGTCTTCCATTTTTAAATGTGTCAATTGAATTATCTAAATATATCAATTGTATAATTTTGAGTCCtctatatgaaaataaatatatgacaaATTTTGTTCTCGTGATACTAAATGATGAATGTTAATGATGCAGCGTTGATGTATTTGACTCATGATCACATGACTTAATCACACTTTTGATTAATATCAATCATGATGAACCAAAAGTATAATTGAGCCATGTTTTAATTAGGCTTTTAGCACAAGGCCATTAATTGCCAACCTGAACGTAGGTGGATTAGTTTTTTAATCTATTGTTGAGATACAAGGCTTATGGCCCACATGGACTGTTATTTATTAATCCAATTTCTACGAGATCCGTATACAGGTTAACTGGGTAGGGAAAATTGGGAACAAGAGAGACCAAGTATTGAAGAGGCTTGAATGTGGTAGATTGCAATTtcagtttattttttacttCGTGAAGGCGTACTACATGATATGCAAATCGAAAGTACcaattcctcctcctccttcttatACATATCCTTAATGGCAACTATGGACTTTGATCTGTTATAGACACTTGCATACtaccaataaaattaattgacatGCCTTTTCAAATAGTAGGTAGTAATAAAGAAAAACTTAGGTAAAAGGCAATAAATGTGAAATATTCTCAGTATAAAAGTAATCAAAACCACTATTTTTATCTCATTATTTGTTGGcatttataagaaaatgatgaaaatgagaaaagatAGAAAAGGCACATCTAGCTGTAAGGTGTCCATGATGCATTTAACGCACATGAACTGTGGTACACAGAATTGAATTCGAAATAGTATCGATAGGCCTCTCTTTATTACGGGCGTTATCTCCATCTGCTAGTGGTAGCGAAAGATATTTAATTCGGCACATCAAATATCACAACCAACAAGCTCTATATAAAGCTACTCCAATATTTCTATCTCAATATACTTGTAATTCATAGGCAGATATCTACCGAGAGGGTTAAACACTTAGCATCTGCTGAGGGTACCTTGGTAGACACCACACTACCCATAATATGGTCGAAAACAACAACCCAAGGGTTTTTGGTTCTTCTATGTTTCTATGTTTGCTTGTGTTGATGATTTGGAAcaagattgttgttgttgttccacAAGCCGAGGCTCgagcattttttgtttttggtgatTCGCTAGTTGACAATGGCAACAATAACTACCTATTCACCACTGCTCGTGCCGACTCATATCCTTATGGCGTTGACTATCCCACTCACAGGGCCACTGGCCGTTTCTCCAATGGCCTCAATATCCCGGACATTATCAGTTGGGTCCCTAATTATATACACTTTATGTCATTGTTCCTAATTAATTGGTTTCAGTTACTTTCAActccatgtttttatgttttgtaatgttttaattaatactCTTAACTTGATATAGTAGTATACCCTAATAAGCTACATTTATTGTccgttatatataataaatatataactatgAGTGCGTCATGCATCATGTAGGCGAGAAAATTGGGTCAGAACCCACATTGCCGTATCTAAGTCGCGAGCTCGATGGAGAGAGGCTACTCGTTGGTGCCAATTTTGCTTCTGCGGGGATAGGAATTCTCAATGACACTGGAATTCAGTTTGTAagccaaagtttttttttttttttttttaagttttagttgTGAATGACCACTTTTGCTAATTCAACCccgataattttattttaatttttgttatggcTATACATTCTTATTTAAGTAATAATACACACACGCAGAcatgaaaaaaaacttatcaataagcacttagaaaataaaataaaagggtaaaatgaattaaacttttttaaaaaaattaaaattagtttatgcataaattaaagtcaattttttaaaaattcatagcTAAACAAGAGAAGTGAAAGTTTTCACTgattaacttatatataaactaattttcatttattgaagaaatttgttttattttacttttttttcctccaaTAAGTTATTATTCTTAAATAACATTCCTGTTTAATCAAGAACAGGGACCAATTATGAGGCAAATTTGCATGCATCCTCTGTCCAAACTAGTTTTAAGCTGTTTGATAGATGCTGGTATTGAATGAGGCCATTAAAATGCTATATATCTACATTTGCAGATAAACATAATTCGAATCACCAGACAATTACAGTACTTTGAGCAGTATCAACAAAGGGTGAGCGCACTAATTGGACCAGAGCAGACTCAACGACTGGTCAACCAAGCACTAGTCCTCATAACCTTAGGTGGCAATGATTTTGTTAACAACTATTACCTGGTGCCATTCTCTGCAAGATCACGCCAATTTGCACTTCCAAACTATGTTGTATACCTTATTTCCGAGTATCGCAAAATTCTTGTGGTATTGCTAtcctttacttctttttctgttgCTGTTATATGTTATACtactattattagtattatccctttttaaattttggtctTTACTTTTGCTGGTACGTTTGTCATGCATATAACCATGTATACGCAGCATTGATGAACCATCCAAAAGACTACTGAACAACttgaacaacaacaataatagttAGACATTTCACTATTTTAAACACCTCATCAATACATCTAATTTTTTCTCAATCTTTCTCTTCCTATCACATTATATCACctatcatatttatataattttttctttctctcactAGTGTAAGTAATATTTTAAGTGTACAAgtatatttttcctttgaataaTGTATATATAGATTGTGAATAAGTCACGTTCATTCTTCATTGAACTTTAACTATTTCCACTTTAAATTTTCTACATTTCTCTTTAACATGAGAGAAAAAAGTTACATGGTGCgttgctttatttttaaattttttactaataattataaaaatatcacacTATCTTCATTTGAGTATTTGCAAAGAATTAGAATTCACAATTGTGCAttgaaatttctaaaaatatttttcaaactttaattcaaacatagtcttaaaaattcattttttttcacatgTGTGTGTGCACTTTGGTGTGTTGTTCCCCCTTTCTCTTCCTATTAATCTTAAGGatatgtttgttttaacttttaaggtcCATCGAgttattttcaagaaaaaaaatgtaatttgaaatatgaagtttttatatttgatataattaaacttcaaaaaaaaatatttgtggcCATTGCtgatttttgagaaaataacATTATCATGTGTTTATTTAATCTTTCATATAGTGAAGAATGAGTAGCGGATCACTGTGGATGTGTTGCTTTTTCATGATAATATTAtgtatctttttattatttgaattttaataaaatgctttaaaataaaaaattaaatcctaTTCCTACCCACCGAACATGTTCATTTATAAATTacctaataataatattcttgagaatataatttttgaaaGTGTAATACGTAATACTTAAAACCAGCGCAAAGATCACTGTTAGCATTCATTTGTAGTACTAGGCTACTAGCTAGTAATAGCGTTGGTGATTCTTGGGTAAATTAATACGCATCCACCTCTGTCAAATAGAGGACACGATGATTAATTGTGtctgagaaagaaaaaaaagtgtaccTGGGTTGGACAAGACACGAATTCAACAACAGATATAGCATTGGTGTTTTACCTACATAGTCTTAATGAATTTGAATCtagaatttaataaatgaaatatagtTTTCTACTTTATTAGATTTCAACCTCTAATTAATTATTGACATTATGAAATGGTGGGAACTTCAGAGAGTAATATAGATATGAAATGAATAATTTATCATAGTATATGATGTATGCGTGCCTGTGGCAAGCAAGTTGAGTTATGGTACGACATGACGGGTTGTTAGAAGCCATTGAACATTCATTCTACGGATTTATAAACATTGAGTAGCATCAAAGGGATTGGATCTAATGGAAGGGGCTAATCTCTCACAACATGGTGAATAAGGTTCAAATTCCAGCTAAGAGAGATGCTTACATTTAATGTCAACCATGCCTTGAACATATTACCTCCGAAGGAGAAGACCTGTGGGAAACCAAATAAACATTGAGTAGCTAGGAAGCATGTGGGCTAACGTACTATAAATGTAGAATTAATGTGTCATGATGTTTTTTAAGCATGCTGACTATTCAGCACCAATAATTATTGCTATTGTTATGTTAACTAATTAAGTGGATGCATGCAGAGGCTTTATGAATTGGGAGCAAGGCGAGTTTTGGTGACAGGAACGGGACCTTTAGGTTGCGTGCCGGCAGAATTGGCGCAGCGTAGCAGA encodes the following:
- the LOC114399209 gene encoding GDSL esterase/lipase LTL1-like, whose amino-acid sequence is MVENNNPRVFGSSMFLCLLVLMIWNKIVVVVPQAEARAFFVFGDSLVDNGNNNYLFTTARADSYPYGVDYPTHRATGRFSNGLNIPDIISEKIGSEPTLPYLSRELDGERLLVGANFASAGIGILNDTGIQFINIIRITRQLQYFEQYQQRVSALIGPEQTQRLVNQALVLITLGGNDFVNNYYLVPFSARSRQFALPNYVVYLISEYRKILVRLYELGARRVLVTGTGPLGCVPAELAQRSRNGECAAELQQASALFNPQLVQLVNQLNSEIGSDVFISANAFQSNMDFISNPQAYGFITSKVACCGQGPYNGIGLCTPASNLCPNRDVYAFWDPFHPSERANRLIVDTFMIGDSKYMHPMNLSTMLLLDSTSRT